The following are encoded in a window of Mycolicibacterium tusciae JS617 genomic DNA:
- a CDS encoding pyridoxamine 5'-phosphate oxidase family protein, with protein MAGKPMDVLSIDESWNLLSSRTLGRLVTCVEGSPEIFPVNFVVQRRTVLFRTADFATKLFTVVMNAHVAFEADDHDVSGGWSVIVKGIAQVLHTSAEIEEAERAQLLPWTAGAKPRYVRVEPSQISGRRFRFGTAVDDHLPAK; from the coding sequence ATGGCCGGCAAACCGATGGACGTCCTCTCGATAGACGAGAGCTGGAACCTGCTGTCGAGTAGGACGCTGGGCCGTCTGGTCACCTGCGTCGAGGGCAGCCCAGAGATCTTTCCCGTCAATTTCGTCGTGCAACGCAGGACCGTGCTGTTTCGCACAGCGGACTTCGCGACCAAGCTGTTCACCGTCGTGATGAACGCTCACGTGGCTTTCGAAGCCGATGACCACGACGTCTCCGGCGGTTGGAGTGTGATCGTCAAGGGCATTGCGCAGGTGCTGCACACCAGCGCTGAGATCGAGGAAGCCGAGCGAGCACAACTGCTGCCCTGGACGGCGGGGGCCAAGCCGCGGTACGTACGCGTGGAGCCATCACAAATCAGCGGCCGGCGTTTCCGATTCGGAACGGCAGTCGACGACCACTTGCCTGCCAAGTAG
- the narJ gene encoding nitrate reductase molybdenum cofactor assembly chaperone, with protein MKLLRRERGCTLEHRLVWQAASLLLAYPDEQHIGRLATVDELLANVSGSPAELLGRTVVALRDADPMRAATDYVDTFDLRRRSTMYLTYWTAGDTRNRGSQMLAFTRAYRTAGVGPPHGEAPDHLPVVLEFAATVDPEAGRRLLVEHRVPIDVLRDALERSGSPYAHAVAAVCQTLPTATDRDIERARRLATAGPPAESVGLEPFTLTVPPRRAQGD; from the coding sequence ATGAAACTGCTCAGGCGCGAACGCGGATGCACCCTTGAACACCGGCTGGTGTGGCAGGCAGCCTCGCTGCTGCTGGCTTACCCCGACGAGCAGCACATCGGACGGTTGGCCACCGTCGATGAGCTGCTCGCAAACGTGTCAGGCAGCCCGGCCGAACTGCTCGGCCGGACTGTGGTGGCATTGCGGGACGCCGATCCGATGCGTGCGGCCACCGACTACGTCGACACCTTCGACCTGCGGCGCCGGTCGACCATGTATCTGACGTACTGGACCGCCGGCGACACCCGCAACCGCGGCAGCCAGATGCTGGCCTTCACGCGGGCCTATCGGACTGCCGGGGTAGGGCCGCCGCACGGCGAAGCGCCCGACCATCTGCCGGTGGTGCTTGAGTTCGCCGCTACCGTCGACCCCGAGGCGGGCCGGCGATTGCTCGTCGAGCACCGGGTGCCGATCGATGTATTGCGCGACGCGTTGGAACGATCGGGCTCGCCGTATGCGCACGCTGTTGCCGCGGTGTGTCAGACGCTGCCGACGGCGACCGACCGGGACATCGAGCGCGCTCGGCGACTGGCCACGGCCGGGCCGCCGGCCGAATCGGTTGGGCTGGAACCGTTCACGTTGACCGTGCCACCGCGACGCGCACAGGGAGATTGA
- a CDS encoding helix-turn-helix transcriptional regulator: MSKTAAARSRSQPAGRRDDVLAALRDAASATTIADLAEELEVHPNTVRFHLDRLVADGRVEQVEPDLRRQGRPPLMYRAVRRMDPGGSRRYRLLAEILTLALAGERNASVKALEAGRAWATQVTNPTRNPPGVRQSIKRLIALLDDLGFAPQRLEANGAVQVGLRHCPFLEVAADKSAIICPIHLGLMQGALDAWNAPVTVEKLEPFVEPDLCLAHVTMERPTS, from the coding sequence ATGTCGAAGACGGCGGCGGCGCGATCCCGGTCACAGCCTGCCGGCCGCCGCGACGATGTGCTGGCGGCGTTGAGGGATGCGGCCAGCGCGACGACGATCGCGGATCTCGCGGAAGAGCTTGAGGTGCATCCGAATACCGTACGGTTTCACCTCGATCGCCTAGTTGCCGATGGCAGGGTGGAGCAGGTTGAACCGGATCTGAGGCGCCAAGGCCGGCCACCGCTGATGTACCGCGCGGTTCGCAGAATGGACCCCGGCGGCTCGCGACGCTACCGGTTGCTCGCCGAGATCCTCACCCTCGCGCTGGCCGGCGAACGTAACGCCAGCGTCAAGGCGCTCGAGGCCGGCCGCGCGTGGGCAACCCAGGTCACCAACCCGACGCGTAACCCACCAGGTGTGCGTCAGTCGATCAAGCGGCTGATCGCCCTGCTCGACGACCTGGGATTTGCGCCGCAGCGATTGGAAGCCAACGGCGCCGTTCAAGTCGGACTGCGTCATTGCCCGTTCCTCGAGGTGGCCGCGGACAAGTCGGCCATCATCTGCCCGATCCACCTGGGACTCATGCAGGGCGCGTTGGACGCGTGGAATGCGCCCGTCACTGTCGAGAAGTTGGAGCCGTTCGTCGAGCCTGACCTGTGCCTGGCCCACGTCACGATGGAAAGGCCAACCTCATGA
- a CDS encoding WS/DGAT/MGAT family O-acyltransferase translates to MEQLTTLDAGFLQAEDSDRHVSLAIGAVAVLAGPMPSFDSLVSTIGERVMSVPRFSQVLHTQPLDLGAPRWVNDTDLDIFHHIRRAALPDPGDDAALSRWVAEIMERRLDRDRPLWECWVVGGLAHNRWAILMKVHHCVADGIAATHMLYRICDDGVDDTFATEIRAAHQSVRGWRLPALTLNPIEWIAGAWRTSLGVTSAASHALQGAAEIASGLLRPASSSSLTGPLTNMRRYAAVEVSLDDVAKICTGFGVTVNDVALSAITDSYRTMLLRRGERPRPDSLRTLVPVSVRSADAADKTDNRVSVMLPCLPVEKADPVAQLQAVHARLTRAKGSGQRQAGNIFLSAAKAIPFPVTAWTVRTLTRLPQRGVVTLATNVPGPRKRLRLMGREVVRLLPIPPLALQLRTGIAIMSYADHLAFGIIGDYDAAPDVDELARGIKRAVARLTAVSAGHSRSTPVGTLTLVQGG, encoded by the coding sequence ATGGAGCAATTGACAACGCTTGACGCGGGGTTCCTCCAGGCCGAGGACTCCGACCGCCACGTGAGCCTCGCGATCGGCGCCGTCGCCGTGCTTGCCGGCCCGATGCCCAGCTTCGATTCGCTGGTCTCGACCATCGGCGAGCGCGTGATGTCGGTGCCGAGGTTCAGCCAAGTCCTGCACACCCAGCCGTTGGACCTCGGAGCTCCGCGTTGGGTAAACGACACCGACCTCGACATCTTCCACCACATCAGGCGGGCGGCGCTACCGGACCCTGGAGACGATGCAGCACTGTCGCGTTGGGTCGCCGAGATCATGGAGCGCCGTCTGGATCGTGACAGGCCCTTGTGGGAATGCTGGGTCGTCGGTGGCCTGGCGCACAATCGGTGGGCAATCTTGATGAAGGTCCACCATTGCGTCGCCGACGGTATCGCGGCGACGCACATGCTCTACCGGATCTGCGACGACGGCGTGGACGACACCTTCGCAACTGAAATCCGCGCCGCGCACCAGTCGGTGCGCGGCTGGCGACTTCCAGCGCTCACACTCAACCCGATCGAATGGATCGCCGGAGCGTGGCGCACATCGCTTGGCGTGACGTCCGCTGCATCGCACGCCCTACAGGGAGCCGCCGAGATCGCGAGCGGTCTGCTGCGTCCCGCGTCGTCGTCGTCGCTCACCGGACCGCTGACCAACATGCGGCGCTACGCCGCGGTCGAGGTCTCGCTCGACGATGTCGCAAAGATCTGCACTGGGTTCGGGGTGACCGTCAACGACGTTGCGCTGTCAGCGATCACAGACAGCTACCGCACGATGCTGCTCCGTCGCGGAGAGCGACCACGGCCCGATTCACTTCGCACTCTGGTGCCGGTCTCTGTGCGATCGGCCGACGCTGCGGACAAGACGGACAACCGTGTCTCGGTCATGTTGCCGTGCCTTCCGGTGGAGAAGGCCGATCCTGTCGCCCAGCTCCAAGCTGTGCACGCGCGACTCACTCGAGCCAAGGGAAGCGGACAACGTCAAGCCGGCAACATCTTCCTATCCGCGGCGAAGGCCATCCCCTTCCCGGTAACGGCGTGGACGGTGCGGACGTTGACTCGGCTACCGCAACGCGGTGTCGTCACCTTGGCCACGAACGTGCCAGGACCACGAAAGCGCTTGCGGCTCATGGGCCGGGAGGTTGTCCGGTTGCTTCCGATTCCTCCGCTGGCATTACAACTACGCACGGGCATAGCAATCATGAGCTACGCCGACCACCTCGCCTTCGGAATCATCGGCGACTACGACGCTGCGCCAGACGTCGACGAACTCGCACGCGGGATCAAGCGTGCAGTCGCACGATTGACCGCCGTCAGCGCAGGCCATTCGCGCTCCACGCCCGTGGGAACGCTCACACTGGTACAAGGGGGTTGA
- the narI gene encoding respiratory nitrate reductase subunit gamma: MSGWVIFWDVVPYVTLAIVAVGIWWRYRYDKFGWTTRSSQLYESRLLRIGSPMFHFGILVVIAGHIIGLVIPESWTDLVMTDHVYHIQAMVLGAVAGVTTLGGIALLVFRRRTTGPVFLATTVNDKVMYLVLVLAIVAGLSCTLIGATPVGAEHDYRESVSPWFRSIWILQPRGDLMVQAPLWFHIHVMIALVLFCLWPFTRLVHVFSAPIGYLFRPYIVYRTRDAASDELVGSHPRRRGW, translated from the coding sequence ATTTCGGGATGGGTTATCTTCTGGGATGTCGTCCCCTATGTGACCCTGGCGATCGTCGCGGTCGGAATCTGGTGGCGCTACCGCTACGACAAGTTCGGCTGGACCACCCGCTCGTCGCAGCTCTACGAATCGCGACTGCTGCGCATCGGCAGCCCGATGTTTCACTTCGGCATCCTGGTGGTCATCGCCGGCCACATCATCGGTTTGGTCATCCCCGAGTCGTGGACCGACCTGGTCATGACCGATCACGTGTACCACATTCAGGCTATGGTTCTCGGTGCCGTCGCCGGCGTCACCACCCTGGGGGGTATCGCGCTGTTGGTGTTTCGCCGTCGCACCACGGGTCCGGTGTTTCTGGCGACCACCGTCAACGACAAGGTGATGTATCTGGTGCTGGTGCTGGCGATTGTGGCCGGTCTGTCGTGCACGCTGATCGGGGCGACGCCGGTCGGCGCGGAGCATGACTACCGGGAGAGCGTGTCACCGTGGTTCCGGTCCATCTGGATCCTGCAGCCGCGCGGTGATCTGATGGTGCAGGCGCCGTTGTGGTTCCACATCCACGTGATGATCGCATTGGTGCTGTTTTGCCTGTGGCCGTTCACCCGGCTGGTGCATGTGTTCAGCGCACCGATCGGATACCTGTTCCGGCCCTACATCGTTTACCGCACCCGCGACGCGGCCTCCGACGAGCTGGTGGGCTCACACCCGCGGCGCCGGGGCTGGTGA
- a CDS encoding group III truncated hemoglobin, which translates to MTDLATRDDVDVLLRRFYGRVFSDDVLAEPFSELRAKGLESHLPVMCDFWETVLFRAGLYHGSALLVHRQLNEQHPLCANHFTRWLALWERTVDEMYDGPAAQRAKAQAARIAKSMHRRLTGSDAPELDALIPH; encoded by the coding sequence ATGACCGATCTGGCTACCCGCGACGACGTCGACGTGCTTCTGCGGCGCTTCTACGGTCGGGTGTTCTCCGACGATGTCTTGGCCGAACCGTTCAGCGAGCTACGCGCAAAAGGGCTGGAGTCCCATCTGCCGGTGATGTGCGACTTCTGGGAAACCGTTCTGTTCCGCGCCGGGCTCTACCATGGCAGCGCCCTGCTGGTTCATCGCCAACTCAATGAGCAACATCCGTTGTGCGCCAACCATTTCACGCGCTGGCTTGCACTGTGGGAGCGCACGGTCGACGAAATGTACGACGGTCCCGCCGCGCAGCGGGCGAAGGCTCAGGCCGCCAGGATCGCCAAGTCCATGCACCGACGTCTCACCGGCAGCGACGCACCGGAACTCGACGCGTTGATCCCGCACTGA
- a CDS encoding GAF domain-containing sensor histidine kinase, whose product MTDRADPDRGARPLRETLSQLRLRELLSEVQDRIGQIVEGRDRLDGLVDAMLVIASGLELDATLRTIVHTAIELVDARFGALGVRGEGHELVEFVYEGIDQKTRELIGHLPEGRGVLGVLIDEPKPIRLDDIQYHESSVGFPPNHPPMRTFLGVPVRIRDEVFGNLYLTEKADGRPFSEDDEVLVEALAAAAGIAIDNARLYQQSQARQSWIEATRDIATEMLSGADPATMFRLVVDEALKLTGADATVVAIPADLDVPGSDVVELVVVATAGTAAAGMGDATIPVRATLIGQTFEDGTPRKFDNLDLGVDLGVVLGVGLGPGPALVLPLRTGESVAGVVIALRHHGAYPFSADHFEMMAAFTDQAAVAWQLATSQRRMRELDILTDRDRIARDLHDHVIQRLFAAGLTLQGTIPRAQSVEVQQRISECVDDLQEVIQEIRTTIFDLHSAPSGATRLRQRLDQAVAQFSSSELRTTVQFVGPLSVIGAGLADHAEAVVREGVSNAVRHAGATTLSVIVKVEDDLSIEVVDDGRGIPADITGSGLINLRRRAEQAGGVFKVERGATGGTLLRWSAPLA is encoded by the coding sequence GTGACCGACCGAGCCGACCCGGATCGCGGAGCACGTCCCCTGCGCGAGACACTTTCGCAGCTGCGGCTGCGTGAGCTGCTCAGCGAGGTCCAAGACCGCATCGGACAGATCGTCGAGGGTCGTGACCGTCTTGATGGGCTTGTCGACGCCATGCTTGTCATCGCGTCTGGACTCGAGCTCGATGCCACCCTGCGGACGATCGTTCACACGGCCATCGAACTGGTCGATGCCCGATTCGGGGCCTTGGGCGTGCGCGGAGAGGGTCATGAGTTGGTCGAGTTCGTCTATGAGGGCATCGACCAAAAGACTCGTGAACTGATCGGTCATCTACCCGAAGGACGCGGCGTCCTCGGCGTGCTGATCGATGAGCCCAAACCTATTCGGCTGGATGACATCCAATACCACGAATCCTCAGTTGGGTTCCCGCCGAACCACCCTCCGATGCGGACCTTCCTCGGCGTGCCGGTGCGCATCCGTGACGAAGTCTTCGGCAACCTCTACCTGACGGAGAAGGCCGATGGACGTCCGTTCAGCGAAGACGACGAGGTGCTGGTCGAAGCACTCGCCGCGGCGGCCGGCATCGCGATCGACAATGCGCGCCTCTACCAGCAGTCTCAGGCCCGCCAGTCGTGGATCGAGGCCACTCGCGATATCGCCACCGAGATGCTGTCCGGCGCCGACCCGGCAACGATGTTCCGGCTCGTCGTGGATGAAGCACTGAAACTGACCGGCGCCGATGCCACGGTGGTGGCGATACCGGCCGACCTTGATGTCCCGGGCTCCGACGTCGTCGAGTTGGTAGTGGTGGCAACGGCGGGGACGGCAGCCGCCGGCATGGGGGACGCGACGATTCCGGTACGTGCAACGCTGATCGGGCAGACCTTCGAGGACGGTACACCACGCAAATTCGACAATCTCGACCTCGGAGTCGACCTCGGCGTCGTCCTCGGCGTCGGCCTCGGGCCCGGTCCGGCGCTTGTGCTTCCGCTCCGCACCGGAGAAAGTGTTGCCGGCGTCGTGATCGCGTTGCGGCACCACGGCGCATATCCATTCAGCGCCGACCACTTCGAGATGATGGCTGCGTTCACCGACCAGGCGGCGGTCGCGTGGCAGCTCGCCACATCGCAGCGCCGGATGCGCGAACTCGATATTCTCACCGACCGCGACAGGATCGCCCGAGACCTCCACGACCACGTCATCCAGCGCCTCTTCGCCGCCGGGCTGACGCTACAAGGAACGATCCCACGCGCCCAATCGGTCGAAGTGCAACAACGGATTTCGGAATGTGTTGACGACCTGCAAGAGGTCATCCAGGAGATTCGTACGACGATTTTCGACCTGCACAGCGCTCCTTCGGGGGCGACGCGGCTGCGTCAACGGCTGGACCAGGCCGTCGCGCAGTTTTCCAGTTCCGAATTGCGGACGACGGTTCAGTTCGTCGGTCCGCTGTCGGTCATCGGCGCCGGCCTGGCCGATCATGCGGAAGCGGTTGTGCGAGAAGGCGTCAGCAACGCAGTACGACATGCCGGAGCGACGACGTTGAGCGTGATTGTGAAGGTCGAAGACGACTTGTCCATCGAGGTTGTCGACGACGGTCGCGGTATTCCAGCCGATATTACCGGCAGTGGTTTGATCAATCTTCGTCGACGTGCAGAGCAGGCCGGTGGTGTGTTCAAGGTGGAGCGTGGCGCCACCGGCGGCACGCTGCTGCGGTGGTCAGCACCGCTAGCGTAG
- a CDS encoding Acg family FMN-binding oxidoreductase, translating to MTTRALDYQVIANAVELACRAPSLHNSQPWRWTVRGSVVELHADVHRMVRSHDGCGREALISCGVALDHFKIATAAAGWNATVEQFPDEDKPDHIASITFAPLKSVTQDVCDLADAILHRRTDRLPFRAPGDWASFEKELRERIGGEVVSLDVLEDDARPYLAEASRLTESLRRYDDFYHAELAWWTAPFRLSEGVPPSALISRSERQRVPVNRGFPSSGYGDRRTATLQDQARVLVLSTAADTREDAVNCGQALSAVLLTCTRAGFATCPMTHITELESSQAVIRQLTGRKSMPQALIRVGIAPSIETVPAPTPRRSLREVLEIRY from the coding sequence ATGACCACGCGTGCGTTGGATTATCAGGTGATTGCGAACGCAGTTGAGTTGGCCTGCCGCGCTCCCTCGCTGCACAACAGCCAGCCGTGGCGGTGGACCGTTCGAGGTTCCGTCGTTGAACTGCACGCCGATGTTCACCGTATGGTGCGCTCCCACGATGGCTGTGGTCGCGAGGCGCTGATCAGTTGTGGAGTCGCTCTCGATCACTTCAAAATCGCAACGGCCGCCGCAGGCTGGAACGCGACCGTCGAGCAGTTCCCCGATGAGGACAAGCCGGACCATATCGCGTCCATCACCTTTGCTCCACTGAAGTCGGTGACTCAGGACGTCTGCGACCTGGCCGACGCCATACTTCATCGGCGCACCGATCGGCTTCCCTTCCGCGCACCGGGCGACTGGGCGTCGTTCGAAAAGGAGCTTCGCGAGCGAATCGGTGGTGAGGTGGTGTCGCTCGACGTTCTGGAAGACGACGCTCGCCCGTATCTGGCCGAAGCCTCTCGGCTCACGGAGTCGCTGCGCCGATACGACGATTTCTATCACGCTGAATTAGCTTGGTGGACTGCGCCTTTCAGGCTATCCGAAGGAGTCCCACCGAGTGCCCTGATATCCCGATCGGAACGGCAGCGGGTCCCGGTTAACCGTGGGTTCCCGTCGAGCGGATACGGCGATCGCCGGACCGCGACTTTGCAGGACCAGGCCAGGGTGCTCGTGCTCTCGACAGCGGCCGACACGCGCGAAGATGCCGTCAACTGCGGCCAGGCTCTTTCAGCGGTGCTCCTGACCTGCACCAGAGCCGGATTCGCGACGTGCCCGATGACCCATATCACCGAGTTGGAATCAAGCCAGGCTGTCATCCGGCAGCTCACCGGGCGAAAATCGATGCCCCAGGCGTTGATTCGAGTCGGAATTGCCCCCTCGATCGAGACCGTACCAGCGCCGACACCGAGACGGTCGTTGCGGGAAGTCTTGGAGATTCGCTACTGA
- a CDS encoding pyridoxamine 5'-phosphate oxidase family protein, with protein sequence MSKAQELDVLNRRQCLDLLQEVRVGRLVFTEDALPAVQPVNFRLWRDDLVIRVAGGAKLAAAADNLVVAFEADELDPDLRTGWSVTVVGHAQPITDIDELVELAGTFLQPWVDGRRDHFVRIRTEKITGRRFREPGLPQYRNAAGD encoded by the coding sequence ATGTCGAAAGCTCAAGAACTCGATGTCCTGAACCGCAGGCAATGTCTCGATCTGTTGCAAGAGGTTCGGGTGGGCCGTCTGGTCTTCACCGAGGACGCACTGCCGGCCGTGCAGCCGGTCAATTTCCGGCTATGGCGCGATGATCTGGTGATCCGTGTGGCCGGTGGCGCGAAACTGGCCGCAGCCGCTGACAACCTCGTCGTCGCCTTCGAGGCAGACGAGTTGGACCCAGACCTTCGCACGGGATGGAGTGTGACCGTGGTCGGGCACGCGCAGCCGATCACCGACATCGACGAATTGGTCGAACTCGCAGGAACTTTCCTGCAGCCGTGGGTTGACGGCCGGCGGGACCACTTCGTCCGGATCCGGACGGAGAAGATCACCGGACGTCGCTTCCGTGAACCGGGTTTGCCGCAGTACCGCAATGCCGCCGGTGATTAG
- the dosR gene encoding hypoxia response regulator transcription factor DosR/DevR, protein MVRVFLVDDHEVVRRGLVDLLGSDPELEVIGEAGSVGEAMVKILALRPDVAVLDVRLPDGNGIELCRDLLSDLPELRCLMLTSYTSDEAMLDAILAGASGYVVKDIKGMQLAQAIKDVGAGKSLLDNRAAAALMAKLRGATEVPDPLSGLTDQERTLLGLLAEGLTNKQIAARMFLAEKTVKNYLSRLLAKLGMERRTQAAVFASKLEQQQHRRID, encoded by the coding sequence ATGGTGAGGGTGTTCCTGGTCGACGATCATGAGGTCGTCCGCCGTGGCCTTGTCGACCTGCTCGGGTCAGACCCAGAGCTTGAAGTGATCGGTGAAGCCGGTTCGGTAGGCGAGGCAATGGTCAAGATCCTCGCGCTACGACCTGACGTCGCGGTGCTGGACGTGCGTCTGCCGGACGGAAACGGCATCGAGTTGTGCCGTGACCTGCTATCGGATCTGCCGGAACTGCGCTGCCTGATGTTGACGTCGTACACCTCTGATGAAGCGATGCTCGACGCAATCCTGGCGGGCGCTAGCGGGTATGTCGTCAAGGACATCAAGGGAATGCAGCTGGCGCAGGCGATCAAGGACGTCGGCGCGGGCAAATCACTTCTGGACAACAGGGCCGCGGCAGCATTGATGGCGAAGCTGCGCGGCGCCACCGAAGTTCCGGACCCGCTCTCCGGGCTGACCGACCAGGAGCGAACGCTGCTTGGGTTGCTCGCAGAAGGATTAACCAACAAGCAGATCGCGGCCCGCATGTTCCTCGCGGAGAAAACTGTGAAGAACTACCTGTCCCGGCTGCTGGCCAAACTCGGGATGGAGCGGCGTACCCAGGCGGCGGTGTTCGCCTCCAAGCTGGAACAACAACAACATCGTCGGATCGACTAG
- the narH gene encoding nitrate reductase subunit beta, whose translation MKVMAQMAMVMNLDKCIGCHTCSVTCKQAWTNRPGMEYVWFNNVETRPGQGYPRTYEDQERWRGGWVRDRKGRLRLRDGGRLSKLFHIFSNPKMPSMDDYYEPWTYDYENLTNAPLGEHMPVAPPRSLISGEPMKIEWSANWDDSLGGSPEILSGDPVLAQVSEKVRLELEQTYMFYLPRICEHCLNPSCVASCPSGAMYKRAEDGIVLVDQDRCRGWRMCVSGCPYKKVYFNHKTGKAEKCTFCYPRIEVGLPTVCSETCVGRLRYLGLVLYDVDRVLEAASVEKDTDLYEAQKSVLLDPKDPAVIAGARAEGISEEWIEAAQRSPIYALIHNYQVALPLHPEYRTMPMVWYIPPLSPVVDAVARDGHDGEELGNLFGALEALRIPIEYLAGLFTAGDTAVVEGVLRRLAAMRSYMRDINLGRETQPHIPQAVGMTEEQIYEMYRLLALAKYDERYVIPTAYIADAHALESQSLEEPGCSLSFEGGPGMYESGPFGEASGDPVPVAVETFHALRTRQTTDGIAVTAKDPSRVNLLNWDGRGVPGGMFPGGGPQQ comes from the coding sequence ATGAAAGTCATGGCCCAGATGGCGATGGTGATGAACCTCGACAAGTGCATCGGGTGTCACACCTGCTCGGTGACCTGTAAACAGGCCTGGACCAACCGGCCCGGCATGGAGTACGTCTGGTTCAACAATGTCGAAACCCGCCCAGGCCAAGGGTATCCGCGCACCTACGAAGATCAGGAGCGGTGGCGCGGAGGGTGGGTGCGTGACCGCAAGGGCCGGTTGCGGCTGCGCGACGGCGGTCGGCTGAGCAAGCTGTTCCATATCTTTTCCAACCCGAAGATGCCCAGCATGGACGACTACTACGAGCCGTGGACCTACGACTACGAGAACCTGACGAACGCGCCGCTCGGTGAGCACATGCCGGTGGCACCGCCGCGCAGCCTGATCAGCGGCGAGCCGATGAAGATCGAGTGGTCGGCGAATTGGGACGATAGCCTCGGGGGCTCACCGGAAATCCTGTCGGGCGACCCGGTACTGGCGCAGGTGAGCGAAAAGGTCCGGCTGGAGCTCGAGCAGACTTACATGTTCTACCTGCCCCGCATCTGCGAGCACTGTCTGAACCCGTCGTGTGTCGCATCCTGCCCGTCCGGCGCGATGTACAAGCGCGCCGAGGACGGCATAGTGCTCGTGGACCAGGACCGGTGCCGCGGCTGGCGCATGTGTGTGTCCGGATGTCCCTACAAGAAGGTGTATTTCAATCATAAGACCGGCAAGGCCGAGAAGTGTACGTTCTGCTATCCACGCATAGAGGTCGGTCTGCCGACGGTGTGTTCGGAAACCTGCGTCGGCCGGCTGCGTTACCTGGGCCTGGTGCTCTACGACGTCGACCGGGTGTTGGAGGCAGCGTCGGTGGAGAAGGACACCGACCTGTACGAGGCGCAGAAATCTGTCTTGTTGGACCCCAAGGACCCAGCGGTGATCGCCGGGGCACGCGCCGAGGGCATCTCTGAGGAGTGGATCGAGGCGGCGCAGCGATCACCGATCTACGCGCTGATCCACAACTATCAGGTGGCGCTGCCGCTGCATCCCGAATACCGGACCATGCCGATGGTCTGGTACATCCCGCCGCTGTCTCCGGTGGTCGACGCCGTCGCCCGTGACGGCCACGACGGCGAGGAGCTGGGCAACCTGTTCGGCGCGCTGGAGGCGCTGCGGATTCCGATCGAGTACCTCGCCGGGCTGTTCACCGCGGGCGATACCGCGGTGGTGGAGGGCGTGCTGCGCCGACTGGCCGCGATGCGCTCCTACATGCGCGACATCAACCTCGGCCGCGAAACCCAGCCGCACATTCCGCAGGCGGTCGGGATGACCGAGGAGCAGATCTACGAGATGTACCGCCTGCTCGCACTGGCCAAATACGACGAGCGCTACGTCATACCGACGGCATACATCGCCGACGCGCATGCGCTGGAATCTCAGTCGCTCGAGGAGCCCGGCTGTTCGCTTTCGTTCGAGGGGGGCCCCGGTATGTACGAGTCGGGGCCGTTCGGTGAGGCCAGCGGCGACCCGGTACCGGTGGCTGTTGAGACGTTCCACGCCCTGCGGACCCGGCAGACCACCGACGGGATTGCGGTCACCGCCAAGGATCCGTCGCGGGTGAACCTGCTCAACTGGGACGGGCGCGGGGTGCCCGGTGGCATGTTCCCCGGTGGCGGGCCGCAGCAATGA